The following proteins come from a genomic window of Mariniflexile sp. TRM1-10:
- a CDS encoding ThuA domain-containing protein, whose protein sequence is MKNILIVFIVFLSLSCKATNTSDSPDKVLVFTKTSGFRHESIEIGVKTIEELGKQNNFEVTHTEDATLFSTENLKQYKLVVFLNTTGDVLNAEEEHAFEIFIKNGGSFVGVHSASDTEFEWAWYGKLVGAYFLNHPKQATATITRVNNTHLSTKHLPEQWIRHDEWYNFKSINQDINVLLNLEESTYEGGENGAFHPIAWYHEFDGGRSFYTALGHTNGSYVEPKFKQHLLGGILYGLKR, encoded by the coding sequence ATGAAAAACATTTTAATAGTTTTTATCGTTTTTTTATCGCTTTCGTGCAAAGCGACAAACACTTCTGATAGTCCAGACAAGGTCCTTGTTTTTACGAAAACAAGCGGATTTAGGCATGAATCCATTGAAATAGGAGTAAAAACCATTGAAGAATTAGGCAAACAAAACAATTTTGAGGTGACCCATACAGAAGATGCCACCCTGTTTTCTACAGAAAATTTAAAGCAATACAAATTGGTTGTTTTTCTAAATACGACTGGCGATGTTTTGAATGCAGAAGAAGAACACGCTTTTGAGATCTTTATAAAAAATGGTGGAAGTTTTGTGGGGGTTCATTCGGCTAGCGATACCGAATTTGAATGGGCTTGGTACGGAAAACTTGTCGGAGCTTATTTTTTAAACCACCCAAAACAAGCAACCGCTACCATAACCCGAGTTAACAATACGCATCTGTCTACAAAACATTTGCCAGAACAATGGATTCGACATGATGAATGGTATAATTTTAAATCCATCAATCAAGATATAAATGTGTTGCTAAATCTAGAAGAATCGACTTATGAAGGCGGAGAAAATGGCGCATTTCATCCCATAGCCTGGTACCATGAATTTGATGGAGGTCGATCGTTTTACACCGCTTTGGGGCACACTAACGGGTCGTATGTCGAACCCAAATTTAAACAACACTTGTTAGGTGGTATTTTGTATGGTTTAAAGCGGTGA
- a CDS encoding helix-turn-helix transcriptional regulator has translation MTVNNDKNQQKNNAVSSFNETKVEDGFLVLVYKNDGNETQSLIKEINSDYIQFHFCIKGSSKFVFNEGRYMLNILEENSLLLYNPQRDLPINLQVSPNSWMVSVLISIKKFHGLFSQEADYISFLNEDNKDKKYYKDGNITPSLAIVLNQLINYNLNQSIKDLYFKGKAYELLSLYFNRSEDANIEQCPFLVDETNVIKIRKAKDIIIARMSEPPSLQELADEIGLNLKKLKEGFKQIYGDSVFSFLFDYKMEVARKLLESGENNVNEVGLKVGYSTASHFIAAFKKKYGTTPKKYLMSLN, from the coding sequence ATGACAGTTAACAACGATAAAAATCAGCAAAAAAATAACGCTGTAAGTTCATTTAATGAAACTAAAGTAGAAGACGGTTTTTTGGTTTTGGTTTATAAAAATGATGGAAACGAAACGCAAAGCCTTATTAAAGAAATAAATAGCGATTATATTCAATTTCATTTTTGTATTAAAGGCTCAAGTAAATTTGTTTTTAACGAAGGGCGTTACATGCTTAATATTCTTGAAGAAAACTCGTTGTTATTATATAATCCGCAACGTGATTTGCCAATAAACCTTCAAGTAAGTCCTAACTCTTGGATGGTTTCTGTGTTAATTTCAATTAAAAAATTCCACGGGTTGTTTTCTCAGGAAGCCGACTACATTTCATTTTTAAATGAAGACAACAAAGACAAAAAATATTATAAAGATGGCAATATTACTCCATCTTTGGCTATTGTTTTAAACCAATTAATAAATTACAACCTAAACCAATCTATTAAGGATTTGTATTTTAAAGGTAAGGCTTACGAACTTTTAAGTTTGTATTTTAACAGAAGTGAAGATGCCAATATTGAACAATGCCCATTTTTGGTTGATGAAACCAACGTTATAAAAATTAGAAAAGCTAAAGATATTATCATTGCTCGTATGTCAGAACCACCAAGTTTACAAGAACTGGCAGACGAAATTGGGTTGAATCTTAAAAAACTAAAAGAAGGTTTTAAGCAAATCTATGGTGATTCAGTGTTTAGTTTTTTGTTCGATTACAAAATGGAAGTTGCCCGGAAACTATTGGAGTCGGGCGAAAATAACGTGAACGAAGTAGGCTTAAAAGTAGGTTACAGTACTGCAAGCCATTTTATTGCAGCTTTTAAAAAGAAATATGGCACAACGCCCAAAAAATATTTAATGTCCTTAAACTAA
- the hemA gene encoding glutamyl-tRNA reductase, whose translation MHQYNISKSKYFYAIGLSYKKADADIRGHFSLDETAKLALLDQAKENAIESLVVTSTCNRTEIYGFAEHPFQLIQLLCDNTRGTVEEFQKVAYIYKNNDAIAHMFRVGSGLDSQILGDFEIISQLKKSARISKKLGLLNHFTERLVNAVIQASKRIKNETEISSGTTSVSFASVQYIFNTVEDVSNKNILLFGTGKIGRNTCENLVKHTKNEHITLINRTKDKAEQIAGKFNLVVKDYANLQEEIQTSDILIVATGAQHPTVDKHLIQTQKPLLILDLSIPKNVDPNVEELGNVTLVHLDHLSQLTDKTLEARKAHIPLAEAIIEEVKAEFNDWLETRKFAPTIKALKEKLLDFASAELDTQRKKNSDFNEAQAELISNNIIQKITNHFAHHLKDDGIPTDESLELIKKVFQLEPTTHV comes from the coding sequence ATGCACCAATACAACATATCTAAAAGCAAATACTTCTATGCCATTGGCCTAAGTTATAAAAAGGCTGACGCGGACATACGAGGGCACTTTAGTTTGGATGAAACCGCTAAACTGGCGTTACTTGACCAAGCTAAGGAAAATGCTATTGAAAGTTTGGTGGTAACTTCTACCTGCAATCGTACCGAAATTTATGGTTTTGCAGAACATCCGTTTCAACTTATCCAATTGCTTTGCGATAATACGAGAGGTACGGTTGAAGAATTTCAGAAAGTAGCTTACATCTATAAAAATAACGATGCTATTGCACATATGTTTCGTGTGGGTTCTGGCTTAGACAGTCAAATTCTTGGTGACTTTGAAATTATTAGTCAGTTAAAAAAAAGTGCGCGTATTTCTAAAAAGCTTGGTTTGTTAAACCATTTTACCGAACGTTTGGTGAATGCAGTCATTCAAGCGAGTAAACGCATTAAAAATGAAACCGAAATATCATCGGGTACCACCTCCGTATCTTTTGCTTCAGTACAGTATATTTTTAATACAGTTGAAGATGTTTCAAACAAAAACATTTTGCTTTTTGGAACAGGGAAAATAGGTAGAAATACTTGTGAAAATTTAGTAAAACACACCAAAAACGAACACATTACTTTAATTAACAGAACGAAAGATAAAGCAGAACAAATTGCCGGAAAATTCAATTTAGTAGTTAAAGATTATGCCAATTTACAGGAAGAAATTCAAACTTCCGATATTTTAATTGTAGCGACAGGTGCCCAACACCCTACTGTTGATAAACACCTTATCCAAACGCAAAAACCACTTTTAATTTTAGATTTATCGATTCCTAAAAACGTAGATCCCAATGTTGAAGAATTGGGTAATGTGACGTTAGTACATTTAGATCATTTATCACAACTTACCGATAAAACTTTAGAAGCACGAAAAGCGCACATTCCATTAGCTGAAGCCATTATTGAAGAAGTAAAGGCTGAATTTAACGATTGGTTGGAAACCCGAAAATTTGCACCAACCATTAAGGCGTTAAAAGAGAAATTGCTTGATTTTGCTTCGGCAGAATTAGATACACAACGCAAAAAAAACAGCGATTTTAACGAAGCACAAGCTGAGTTAATTAGCAACAATATCATACAAAAAATAACGAATCACTTTGCGCATCATTTAAAAGACGATGGCATTCCTACCGATGAGAGTCTGGAACTCATAAAAAAAGTGTTTCAGTTAGAACCCACAACACATGTCTAA
- the hemC gene encoding hydroxymethylbilane synthase — protein sequence MSKIIRIGTRDSELALWQAKIVQSLLENLGHKTQLVPVKSTGDLVLDKPLYELGITGIFTRTLDIAMLNHDIDIAVHSLKDVPTVLPKGIVQAAVLKRGNVNDTLVFKNNEEFLSSKEAVIATGSLRRRAQWLNRFPTHTIVDLRGNVNSRLQKLENHEDWNGAIFAAAGIGRIGIRPEEAINLDWMIPAPAQGAIMITALAEDEFVLSACKELNHEETEICTTIEREFLNKLEGGCTAPIGALAYIKDEEINFKGVLLSVDGSKRIDVTRVKKLGEHHDMAEFCANFVIERGGKRLMDTIKNSNKEINVYSTKSFTEDQRLLFHEKVTVESSDFIKISLNRIHPRFLKNEIQNVIITSKNAVEALLTNFSPIELQFKNIYCVGRRTKRLVETKIGKVIHFENNAKKLANYLIDYMEGTEVTYFCSDLRLDDLPTILEKNNIKVTEVEAYQTKYDGIKVANTVESVMFYSPSTVESFVQKNNTEVIAFCIGETTANEAKKHFSDVRISKVPTVESVIELVNEHYI from the coding sequence ATGTCTAAAATTATAAGAATTGGTACCCGCGATAGCGAATTAGCGCTATGGCAAGCCAAAATAGTACAAAGTCTACTCGAAAATTTAGGTCATAAAACCCAATTAGTGCCTGTAAAATCTACAGGCGATTTAGTTTTAGACAAACCTCTTTACGAATTAGGCATCACCGGTATTTTTACCCGCACCTTAGACATCGCCATGTTAAACCATGATATTGATATTGCAGTGCATTCGCTAAAAGATGTGCCAACCGTGTTACCAAAAGGCATTGTACAAGCTGCGGTTTTAAAACGCGGTAACGTAAACGACACGTTGGTTTTTAAAAATAATGAAGAATTTTTAAGTTCTAAAGAAGCGGTTATTGCAACCGGAAGTTTACGCAGGCGCGCCCAATGGCTAAACCGTTTCCCAACACATACTATTGTAGATTTACGCGGAAATGTGAATTCTCGTTTACAAAAACTGGAAAACCATGAGGATTGGAACGGTGCTATTTTTGCAGCTGCGGGCATTGGTAGAATTGGCATTAGACCCGAAGAAGCCATTAACCTAGACTGGATGATTCCTGCGCCAGCACAAGGTGCTATCATGATTACCGCTTTAGCTGAAGATGAATTTGTACTTTCAGCTTGTAAAGAACTCAATCACGAAGAAACCGAAATTTGTACCACTATCGAGCGCGAATTTTTAAATAAGTTGGAAGGTGGTTGTACAGCTCCTATTGGCGCATTGGCTTATATTAAAGACGAAGAAATAAATTTTAAAGGTGTACTATTAAGTGTTGATGGCTCTAAAAGAATTGATGTCACCCGCGTTAAAAAATTAGGCGAGCACCATGATATGGCTGAGTTTTGCGCCAATTTTGTTATTGAGCGTGGCGGCAAACGTTTAATGGATACCATTAAAAACTCCAACAAAGAGATTAATGTGTATTCAACAAAATCGTTTACCGAAGACCAGCGTTTGCTTTTTCATGAAAAAGTGACTGTTGAAAGTAGCGATTTCATTAAAATAAGCTTGAATAGAATTCATCCGCGTTTCTTAAAAAACGAGATTCAGAACGTCATCATCACCAGTAAAAATGCTGTTGAAGCATTACTTACTAACTTTTCACCCATAGAACTTCAGTTTAAAAATATTTATTGTGTTGGTCGTCGTACCAAACGATTGGTTGAAACCAAAATTGGTAAAGTAATCCATTTTGAAAACAATGCTAAAAAACTTGCTAATTATTTGATTGATTACATGGAAGGAACCGAGGTTACTTACTTTTGCAGCGATTTAAGATTAGACGATTTACCAACCATTCTAGAAAAAAACAACATTAAAGTAACTGAAGTTGAAGCTTACCAAACCAAATACGATGGCATAAAAGTAGCCAACACCGTTGAAAGTGTTATGTTTTATAGCCCTTCAACTGTTGAAAGCTTTGTTCAAAAAAACAACACGGAAGTTATTGCTTTTTGCATTGGCGAAACGACTGCTAATGAGGCTAAAAAGCACTTTAGCGATGTTAGAATTTCCAAAGTCCCAACTGTTGAAAGCGTTATCGAATTAGTAAACGAGCATTATATCTAA
- a CDS encoding TrkH family potassium uptake protein has protein sequence MKRESLLNYIYRFFDIIVLIFIVFDFGYDFDENFTTAHVASLIILLFFLLLFNAFKFIVYKFKKGKNIAFVNMVIISVLLVTSLIVSLFHINHDYHYILQRVKPILEGGLILYFLLRLFVLVRHIYDVYFNPAIVFVGSFMILALAGAFLLMLPSATTHGISFTNALFTATSSVCVTGLAVLDTSTDFTIIGQSIILVLIQLGGIGILTFTSFFAFFFRGSSSFKEGLNTKDFLAHEGLKDVFRVALNVVVFTLAVEIIGALFIYFSITTNQDINNRFFFSIFHSISAFCNAGFSIFSSGLFDQSIRFNYFFQWIIMILIVFGGLGHHIIFNFFKYIKTYILELFSKKIIHKRVPIVTLNSKIVIYTTIILLFVGWVFLFISEYSNTLLDHKTVFGKITNAAFGSVTPRTAGFNVVDYTQMTMPSLLFVIFLMWIGASPASTGGGIKTSTFALATLNIFAIARGKSRIEIFGRRFSAESTSRAFAILCISLIIIGIAIMSLLILEPKDTPLLTVVFECFSAYSTVGLSLNFTPNLTEASKYVIIAVMFIGRIGMLNLMIGLLRQINHQFYEYPKENILIN, from the coding sequence ATGAAAAGAGAATCATTACTCAATTATATTTACCGTTTTTTTGATATTATTGTTCTTATCTTCATTGTTTTCGATTTTGGTTATGATTTTGACGAAAATTTTACCACAGCACACGTTGCGAGTTTAATAATTCTCTTGTTTTTTTTACTGCTTTTTAATGCTTTTAAATTCATTGTTTATAAGTTCAAAAAAGGTAAAAACATTGCTTTTGTAAACATGGTTATTATCTCTGTGTTGCTGGTAACTTCTCTTATTGTATCCTTATTTCATATTAATCACGATTATCATTATATTTTACAAAGAGTAAAACCCATTCTTGAGGGCGGTTTAATTCTTTACTTTCTATTAAGGTTATTTGTTTTAGTAAGACATATTTACGATGTGTATTTTAATCCTGCCATTGTATTTGTAGGCAGTTTTATGATTTTAGCATTGGCTGGTGCTTTTTTGCTGATGTTGCCAAGTGCCACAACCCATGGCATTAGCTTTACAAACGCTTTGTTTACAGCAACCAGCAGTGTATGTGTTACCGGGTTAGCTGTTTTAGATACCAGTACCGATTTTACCATTATTGGGCAGTCTATTATTTTAGTACTTATACAGCTAGGAGGTATTGGTATATTAACCTTTACATCGTTCTTCGCCTTTTTCTTTAGAGGAAGTTCCTCTTTTAAAGAAGGTTTAAATACCAAAGATTTTTTAGCCCATGAAGGGTTGAAAGATGTTTTTAGAGTCGCACTAAACGTCGTGGTATTTACGCTTGCCGTCGAAATTATTGGTGCCCTGTTTATCTATTTTTCAATAACAACCAATCAGGATATAAACAACAGGTTTTTCTTTTCTATTTTTCATTCTATCTCGGCATTTTGTAATGCTGGTTTTTCAATATTTTCATCTGGTTTGTTTGATCAAAGTATCCGTTTTAATTACTTCTTTCAATGGATTATTATGATTCTTATTGTTTTTGGCGGACTTGGGCATCACATCATTTTCAATTTTTTCAAGTACATAAAAACTTATATATTAGAATTATTCAGCAAAAAAATAATTCATAAGCGTGTGCCTATTGTAACACTTAATTCTAAAATAGTTATTTATACCACTATTATCTTATTGTTTGTAGGCTGGGTGTTTTTATTTATTTCAGAATACAGCAACACTTTACTAGATCATAAAACCGTTTTTGGAAAAATTACCAATGCCGCCTTTGGTTCGGTCACACCACGAACTGCTGGCTTTAATGTGGTAGATTATACGCAAATGACAATGCCTTCACTATTATTTGTTATATTTTTAATGTGGATTGGGGCATCACCTGCATCAACTGGCGGTGGTATAAAAACAAGTACCTTTGCATTGGCTACTTTAAATATATTTGCCATTGCCAGAGGAAAAAGTAGAATAGAAATTTTTGGAAGACGCTTTTCGGCCGAATCTACATCAAGAGCCTTTGCTATTCTATGTATTTCGCTTATCATCATTGGCATAGCCATAATGAGTTTATTAATTTTAGAACCTAAAGACACACCGCTTTTAACGGTTGTTTTTGAATGTTTTTCGGCTTATAGTACCGTTGGTTTGAGCTTAAATTTTACCCCAAACCTTACCGAAGCCAGCAAATATGTTATTATTGCCGTTATGTTTATTGGAAGAATAGGAATGCTCAATTTAATGATTGGTTTACTGCGCCAAATAAACCATCAATTTTATGAGTACCCTAAAGAAAATATTTTAATTAACTAA
- a CDS encoding potassium channel family protein yields the protein MKIIVFGLGNFGMALSLSLTETGNEVIAIDKQMDKINLVKDKISHAICMDSTNELAYEALPLKDADKVIVAIGENEGAAIITTAIIKKLSNVKIISRALSPIHDTVLEAMGIYSIVHPEQDSADRLTKQINFKSTLENYQLDNNYTISEVKAKKEFYGKTLQELDSIDKYHLTLITIIREIEKKNLIGKKTVVKETIGRTSPETLVLENDILVVFGNNKDIENYCMGEEEYDLRNKNI from the coding sequence ATGAAAATAATTGTTTTCGGACTTGGAAATTTTGGCATGGCTTTGTCCTTAAGTTTAACCGAAACGGGTAACGAAGTTATAGCTATAGATAAACAAATGGACAAAATTAATCTTGTAAAAGATAAAATTTCGCATGCCATTTGTATGGACTCTACAAATGAATTGGCCTACGAAGCACTGCCTTTAAAAGATGCCGACAAAGTTATTGTTGCCATTGGAGAAAACGAGGGTGCAGCCATCATTACAACCGCCATTATAAAAAAACTTAGTAATGTAAAAATTATCAGCAGGGCCTTATCTCCTATACACGATACGGTGTTAGAAGCCATGGGTATTTACAGCATTGTACACCCAGAGCAAGATTCGGCAGATAGACTTACCAAACAGATTAACTTTAAATCTACTCTAGAAAATTATCAGTTAGATAATAATTATACCATTTCAGAAGTAAAAGCGAAAAAAGAATTTTACGGCAAAACATTGCAAGAATTGGATTCTATAGACAAATACCATCTAACTTTAATTACTATTATTCGCGAAATTGAAAAGAAAAATTTAATAGGGAAAAAAACCGTTGTTAAAGAAACCATAGGTCGTACATCACCCGAAACTTTAGTTCTAGAAAACGACATTCTAGTAGTTTTTGGCAATAATAAAGACATTGAAAATTACTGTATGGGCGAAGAAGAGTACGATTTAAGAAACAAGAATATTTAA
- the hemE gene encoding uroporphyrinogen decarboxylase, which translates to MIKNDLFLRALKGETVQRPPVWMMRQAGRYLPEFIALRDKYDFFTRCQTPEIASEITVQPIRRFGMDAAILFSDILVIPQAMNIEVQMKPNFGPYLPHPVRTSKDVDNVIVPDVKESLDYVYQAIKATKELLNDDIPLIGFAGSPWTILCYCVQGQGSKTFDKAKEFCFTNPVAAHLLLQKITDTTIAYLKEKVKAGCNAVQIFDSWGGMLSPVDYQEFSWQYIQQIIDALKDDAPVIAFGKGCWFALNDMAKSGASALGVDWTCSARNARYLTGGNITLQGNFDPARLLSPPAEIKKMVHQMINEFGKDKYIVNLGHGILPNIPVENAKAFIDAVKEYKV; encoded by the coding sequence ATGATAAAAAACGATTTATTTTTAAGAGCATTAAAAGGAGAAACTGTACAACGTCCGCCTGTTTGGATGATGCGTCAAGCAGGTCGCTATTTACCAGAATTTATAGCACTTCGCGACAAATATGATTTTTTTACACGTTGCCAAACACCAGAAATTGCTAGCGAAATCACCGTACAACCCATCCGCCGTTTTGGTATGGATGCTGCTATTCTATTCAGTGATATTTTAGTCATTCCACAGGCTATGAATATTGAGGTGCAAATGAAACCAAATTTTGGACCTTATTTACCTCATCCTGTTCGTACTTCAAAAGATGTCGATAATGTTATTGTTCCCGATGTTAAAGAGTCTTTAGACTACGTGTATCAAGCCATAAAAGCTACTAAAGAATTATTGAATGATGATATTCCTTTAATTGGTTTCGCAGGTTCGCCATGGACAATTCTTTGTTATTGCGTACAAGGTCAAGGCAGTAAAACGTTTGATAAAGCCAAAGAATTTTGCTTTACTAATCCGGTAGCGGCTCACCTATTGCTTCAAAAAATAACCGATACCACCATTGCTTATTTAAAAGAAAAAGTAAAAGCAGGATGTAATGCGGTACAAATATTCGATTCCTGGGGAGGCATGCTTTCGCCAGTAGATTATCAAGAATTCTCTTGGCAATATATTCAACAAATCATCGATGCATTAAAAGACGATGCTCCTGTAATTGCCTTTGGAAAAGGCTGCTGGTTTGCGCTAAACGACATGGCTAAATCTGGTGCTTCCGCTTTAGGGGTAGATTGGACATGTTCTGCAAGAAATGCCCGTTATTTAACCGGTGGAAACATTACGCTTCAAGGTAATTTTGATCCAGCACGATTATTATCACCACCTGCTGAAATCAAAAAAATGGTCCACCAAATGATAAACGAATTTGGCAAAGACAAATACATTGTAAACCTTGGTCATGGTATTTTACCTAACATCCCGGTAGAAAATGCTAAGGCGTTTATCGATGCTGTAAAGGAATATAAAGTCTGA
- a CDS encoding EI24 domain-containing protein yields MIKNIILGIQAYFGAFSLISKLKLWKYFAIPMLISFVTAVLIFASAYSFSDNIADYLSSLFPGWNTSSWIKILLEILIGLLIIALGLILYKHIIMALSAPFMSPVSEKIETHLIGKIHTHRSTSFSQQLWRGIRINVRNLGMELLLTIPILLLGFIPIIGIFSTVLLFLVQAYYAGFGNMDYTLERHFKYSESVQFVKNHRGLAIGNGIIFMLFLLIPIIGVILVLPLSVTAATLKTVEAIQIKNFLKQTILEAKP; encoded by the coding sequence ATGATTAAAAATATTATTTTAGGAATACAGGCATATTTCGGAGCCTTTAGTTTAATATCAAAGCTAAAACTTTGGAAATACTTTGCTATTCCTATGTTAATTAGTTTTGTAACTGCCGTACTTATTTTTGCATCTGCTTACAGCTTTTCAGATAATATTGCCGATTATTTATCAAGCCTTTTTCCTGGTTGGAACACTTCATCATGGATAAAAATTTTATTAGAAATTTTAATAGGACTTTTAATAATTGCTCTCGGGCTCATCCTTTACAAACATATCATCATGGCATTATCGGCACCATTCATGAGTCCGGTGTCCGAAAAAATTGAAACCCATTTAATAGGCAAAATACATACACACAGATCCACCTCTTTTTCTCAACAACTTTGGCGAGGTATTCGTATAAATGTTAGAAATTTAGGTATGGAACTACTTTTAACCATTCCTATTTTACTTTTAGGATTTATCCCTATAATTGGCATTTTTTCAACGGTATTGCTTTTTTTAGTACAAGCCTATTACGCAGGTTTTGGGAATATGGATTATACTTTGGAACGTCATTTTAAATATAGCGAAAGTGTGCAATTTGTTAAAAACCATCGTGGATTAGCTATTGGAAATGGTATAATATTTATGCTGTTTTTATTAATCCCCATCATTGGTGTGATATTAGTCTTGCCACTTTCGGTGACTGCTGCTACTTTAAAAACTGTTGAAGCTATTCAAATAAAAAATTTCTTGAAACAGACTATCCTCGAGGCAAAGCCATAG
- the nhaA gene encoding Na+/H+ antiporter NhaA codes for MTQKNILSPFQKFVNIESSSGILLLLATILALIWANSPFSESYQALWQYKMGFTTESFELNKPLLLWINDGLMAIFFFLIGLEIKREFLIGELNSAKKLAFPLFGAIGGMIIPVILFILINQNPETFKGWGIPMATDIAFSLAILKVLGNRVPLSLKVFLTAFAIVDDLGAVLVIAIFYSGSIKIGLLGLAFLLLAFLYFLSYRGYYSKFLIIFLGIIIWTLFLKSGIHPTLAGILLAFAVPIRQKIKTPEFIDNLVTITNNIKQASILKKPILSKEQIQEIDELEDWTNKYQSPLQHLEHNLHDWVAYFIIPLFALANAGVVLNSNIPLDVALVINIAVCLILGKSIGISAIVLLANKVKLIEIPPDISKLQIVGVSFLAGIGFTMAIFIASLAFVSSPNYIDSAKIGILIGSFISAIIGFAILRLQDSHEK; via the coding sequence ATGACACAAAAAAACATACTATCACCGTTTCAAAAATTTGTTAATATTGAAAGCTCCAGCGGTATATTATTACTGCTTGCTACCATTTTGGCACTTATTTGGGCAAATTCACCTTTTTCAGAAAGTTATCAAGCGCTTTGGCAATATAAAATGGGGTTCACTACCGAAAGCTTTGAATTAAATAAACCCTTATTACTCTGGATTAACGATGGTTTAATGGCCATATTCTTTTTCTTAATTGGATTGGAAATTAAAAGAGAGTTCCTTATCGGCGAACTAAATTCTGCCAAAAAATTGGCTTTTCCACTTTTTGGTGCAATAGGCGGAATGATTATCCCTGTTATTCTTTTCATTTTAATTAATCAAAACCCCGAAACTTTTAAAGGTTGGGGTATTCCAATGGCTACCGATATTGCCTTTTCATTAGCTATCTTAAAGGTTTTAGGTAATAGAGTACCTCTGAGCCTTAAAGTGTTTTTAACTGCTTTTGCAATAGTTGACGATTTAGGAGCAGTACTTGTTATTGCAATATTTTACAGTGGCTCTATTAAAATTGGCTTACTTGGTCTAGCCTTTTTATTATTGGCTTTTTTATATTTTTTATCGTATAGAGGCTATTATTCTAAATTTTTAATAATTTTTTTAGGAATCATTATCTGGACCCTGTTTTTAAAATCGGGCATCCACCCAACATTAGCTGGTATTTTATTAGCCTTTGCTGTTCCTATAAGACAAAAAATTAAAACACCCGAGTTTATAGACAACCTAGTAACTATTACAAACAATATCAAACAAGCTTCTATTTTAAAAAAACCTATTCTGTCTAAAGAACAAATTCAAGAAATTGATGAATTAGAAGACTGGACCAACAAATACCAATCGCCACTTCAACACCTAGAGCACAATCTTCACGATTGGGTTGCTTATTTTATAATCCCACTGTTTGCTCTGGCAAATGCTGGGGTTGTGTTAAACAGTAATATTCCTTTAGATGTAGCTTTGGTAATTAACATAGCCGTTTGTTTAATTTTAGGAAAAAGTATTGGTATCTCGGCTATCGTTTTATTGGCCAATAAAGTAAAGCTTATTGAGATACCTCCCGATATTAGCAAACTTCAAATTGTAGGCGTTTCGTTTTTGGCTGGTATAGGTTTTACAATGGCTATTTTTATTGCAAGTTTAGCCTTTGTTTCAAGTCCTAATTATATCGACTCTGCAAAAATTGGCATCCTGATAGGTTCATTCATTTCGGCTATCATTGGTTTTGCCATATTAAGATTACAAGATAGCCATGAAAAATAA
- a CDS encoding YchJ family protein, with protein MNCYCGNTILYSECCGKIHHNIHQALTAEQLMRSRYSAFVLANGAYLMQSHHSSTRPIKEKKEIVKWAKSVQWIKLEVLETSKGKPDDTDGIVTFNAYFYEKGKVDIIHEKSAFLKENNHWTYLGLSK; from the coding sequence ATGAATTGCTATTGCGGAAATACCATCCTTTATTCAGAATGTTGCGGAAAAATTCATCATAACATTCATCAAGCCCTAACCGCAGAACAGTTAATGCGGTCCAGGTATAGTGCATTTGTATTAGCTAACGGCGCTTATTTAATGCAAAGCCACCATAGTTCAACACGACCAATTAAAGAAAAAAAAGAAATTGTTAAATGGGCTAAATCCGTTCAATGGATAAAATTAGAAGTATTAGAAACTTCAAAAGGAAAACCAGACGACACCGATGGAATAGTTACATTTAATGCGTATTTTTATGAAAAAGGAAAAGTAGATATTATTCATGAAAAATCAGCTTTTTTAAAAGAAAACAACCATTGGACTTATTTAGGATTAAGTAAATAA